A single window of uncultured Pseudodesulfovibrio sp. DNA harbors:
- a CDS encoding FAD-dependent oxidoreductase: protein MITASVLVLLGIGFTAAVILAVASKVLYVYEDPRIAQVESVLAGANCGGCGYPGCAGAAQGVVEGKAGATVCVIGGDEVVANVAAIMGLEFSSMEKQIAFVDCTGGTRAEDVYIYEGAKDCRAQHLLYSGSKMCPEGCLGYGTCVTACQFGAIEMGPNGYPVVDPNLCTACGGCEQVCPRGVITIWGMTARIMHLNETTDCLAPCRQRCPGQINIPRYIEQVSRGDYAGALETIRERIPMPLSIGRVCPHPCEGVCRRGHVDEPVGINMIKRFAADWEMNSGQRLSISCAPDTGRKIAVVGGGPAGLSCAFFLRRLGHSPTIFESMPALGGQLRYGIPEYRLPKDVLDWEIQGIIDLGIDVEYENFFGTDFTLNSLKEDGYEAVFLGIGAWMNMNLRIENEEAKGVETGTEFLTKVGLGIETGVGKKVVVIGGGNTAIDAARTGVRLGADVTLMYRRTRDEMPANIEEIIGAEEENVKYLFLAAPTRIVTDDSDHVTHVEYIEMELGEPDDSGRRRPIPIEGSETLIEADTVYTAIGQKPELSCLYENGTCDLEETRWRTLGADSDTLQTALPHVFTGGDMHTGPALVITALGEGRKAARSIHQYLNEGAPHISVNTQREMIDYTMFTNVPDVGLRDRSKMPNLIECDERTCTFKEIEGAISEVEAKHETCRCLRCGLTCYNRDLVDGQECIAEECVKNP, encoded by the coding sequence ATGATCACAGCTTCCGTACTCGTCCTTCTCGGTATCGGCTTTACTGCCGCTGTCATTCTGGCCGTGGCCTCCAAGGTACTCTATGTTTATGAAGACCCACGCATCGCTCAAGTTGAATCAGTCCTTGCTGGTGCCAATTGTGGCGGTTGCGGATATCCCGGTTGTGCCGGAGCCGCTCAAGGCGTTGTCGAAGGCAAAGCCGGTGCCACTGTCTGTGTCATTGGTGGCGATGAAGTGGTTGCGAACGTTGCCGCTATTATGGGGCTTGAATTCTCCTCCATGGAAAAACAAATAGCCTTTGTGGACTGTACTGGCGGCACTCGCGCCGAAGATGTGTACATATACGAAGGGGCCAAAGACTGTCGCGCACAGCATCTACTCTACAGCGGCTCAAAGATGTGTCCTGAAGGATGTCTTGGTTACGGCACCTGTGTAACAGCCTGTCAATTTGGCGCTATCGAAATGGGGCCCAATGGTTATCCAGTCGTTGATCCGAACCTCTGCACCGCCTGCGGTGGTTGCGAACAGGTCTGCCCGCGCGGTGTCATAACAATATGGGGTATGACTGCGCGCATCATGCACCTCAACGAAACTACGGATTGTCTGGCTCCTTGTCGCCAACGCTGCCCCGGCCAAATCAACATCCCACGCTATATTGAACAGGTGTCACGCGGCGACTATGCTGGTGCCTTGGAAACCATCCGTGAGCGCATTCCCATGCCGCTCTCAATCGGACGAGTCTGTCCTCATCCCTGCGAAGGCGTCTGTCGTCGTGGTCATGTGGATGAGCCTGTGGGCATCAACATGATAAAAAGATTTGCCGCAGACTGGGAAATGAACTCAGGGCAACGGCTCTCTATTTCCTGTGCACCTGATACTGGCCGCAAAATCGCTGTAGTAGGTGGCGGCCCAGCCGGACTGTCCTGTGCCTTTTTCCTACGCCGTCTTGGACACAGTCCAACCATTTTTGAATCCATGCCAGCCCTTGGAGGACAGCTTCGTTACGGCATCCCGGAATACCGATTGCCAAAGGATGTTCTTGATTGGGAGATACAGGGTATCATCGACCTCGGCATTGACGTTGAATACGAAAATTTTTTCGGTACAGACTTTACGCTGAACTCATTAAAAGAAGACGGCTACGAAGCAGTCTTTCTCGGAATTGGCGCATGGATGAACATGAACCTGCGCATTGAAAACGAGGAAGCCAAAGGAGTTGAAACCGGCACAGAATTCTTAACCAAGGTCGGCCTTGGAATTGAAACTGGTGTCGGCAAAAAGGTCGTGGTCATCGGCGGCGGCAACACAGCCATCGACGCAGCCCGGACCGGTGTCCGACTCGGTGCGGACGTGACTCTTATGTACCGACGCACTCGAGATGAAATGCCAGCCAACATCGAAGAAATCATCGGTGCAGAAGAAGAAAACGTTAAATATCTCTTCCTGGCTGCCCCCACACGCATTGTTACCGACGACTCCGATCACGTCACTCATGTTGAATATATTGAAATGGAACTGGGAGAACCTGACGACTCAGGTAGACGTCGTCCAATTCCCATAGAAGGATCTGAAACGCTCATTGAAGCCGATACCGTATATACTGCCATCGGCCAAAAGCCAGAACTCTCCTGCCTGTACGAAAATGGAACATGTGACCTTGAAGAAACACGTTGGCGCACATTAGGCGCCGATTCAGACACTCTCCAAACAGCTCTCCCACATGTCTTCACCGGCGGAGACATGCATACCGGCCCCGCGCTGGTAATCACTGCGCTTGGTGAAGGCAGAAAAGCGGCTCGCTCAATCCACCAGTATCTCAATGAAGGCGCTCCGCATATCTCGGTCAACACCCAACGTGAAATGATCGATTACACAATGTTCACCAACGTCCCTGATGTTGGTCTGCGCGACCGCTCAAAAATGCCAAACCTCATTGAATGTGATGAACGAACCTGCACGTTCAAGGAGATTGAAGGCGCAATAAGTGAAGTCGAAGCAAAACATGAAACCTGTCGCTGCTTACGCTGTGGCTTGACCTGTTACAACCGAGATCTCGTCGATGGACAGGAATGCATTGCTGAAGAGTGTGTGAAAAATCCGTAA